Sequence from the Brachionichthys hirsutus isolate HB-005 chromosome 21, CSIRO-AGI_Bhir_v1, whole genome shotgun sequence genome:
gacaaccaaaataatcCAGTGTTTGGAGCCAGCTATTTAACGTCCAGAGGAAACACTGTTGGAACTGTTTTCCGACTTGACCGTAGTCACCGAGTGTCCGAAGAGCTACTAATCCCTGACAATCACACCACACAACTTGCTCTTCTCCTGCTGATGAATCCAGAACGAGTGCCTGGTTTACTGCATTTCGTTTAGCACTTTGTGTCAGTGCGCTTTAATTGCCGTGGATGTTTCCCACTTAAACCGATGCAGCTTTTGTCACACTGGGCTTTAAACCGAGCACTCGCATGCTACAACAGATGGTAATTCCATTGTTTCAAATGGTAATAGGTTTAAAGGAACATTACACATTCTTGTCTCGGTACATTTCCTTAGATTGTACAGTAGAACTCGTACTGCAGTATCTATACTCACCTGGTTATAATGTTTGTTACATGTTCTGTTTAGGATATTGGGAAGTATTAAGTGAAACATGGGTCCCTCGCCTATAAATCCAAAATGCTGTAACCAGTGATGCTCTCCAATAAACACTGAATGAATTTTTGAGACCCTCCATGCTGGGTCTCGAAAGTTCTGTGATATTCTGAGGGTTTACGACTCCTTTTATGTGGACAtttctgaatgaatgattttctttttttgctgtacATTAGTgttttaaacctgtttgttgaaTCTGATTTAGGCTTTCTGATGAGTTATAAATTGAGCAATAAAGAATTTTAACAAACTCAATTCAATTTTGTATCGATGTTTTCTAGAGGCAAATATAATGCAGCTGATGCTGAAAGTATCTGTGATGGGTTTGTGTTTAATATCGGCTGAATTTATTGCCCCTGTGGGTTCAGAAAGGAGGTTAAACATTTATTTGCCAcatctttgtgtattttttccTTAAAAGGTAAAGTATAgggctgacaaaaaaaaccagatCAATGCATCTatcttaaaatgttaatttataatGTAGTCATCTTATAAATTACTTAATATTCCCACTTTaggtttaatatttattaaagtaaataCTTTCCTCTCATATTTTAAGTTCGTAAAATATTGATTAGCGCACAAAATGATCTTAATCAGAAATAGAAACGCGTCTTTGCGCCCTCGCGTTCTTATGTCGGGTGCGTCGGAAGGCAATAGCAGCGGAGCGTGTGCGCGCTTCCCTGTCCATAGCTGACCTGAAGTCAGGCAcgtatcactgtgtgtgtgcggtgcGCGTCACCATGAAACGCAGCTGCAGTTCAAAATTAATGATTAACAAAAAATACGCCAGAATTCTTCCGCGTgcgacaaaaagaaaaagttccCATCCGTGCGTAAAACGTGACATTAAACAGCGAGATGCGTGGCTGGCGGTGCGTGACTCGCCTCTCTCATCCTCCCGCACGATAACCTCGGGCTGTGCGTGAGGCTGTGCGTTTCTCTGGCTGCCGGTTCAACGTGACCGCGCCGCCATACCGCGGTGATTGGGCTGCACGGCGCACACGCGCGCATCGGAGCGACGACGCACTTTCACCTGTCCGCTATAAAAGTCACCGGAACTCGAGCCAGCAGCTGCTAAACCAGGTAACGTGAACCTGCGCGTCTCCGGCTCGGTTTAACCATCTCTTACCGGTACGCATGCCGGTTCATCGCCTCCgtagagcagaggaggagcgctttaaaaaagaaaatcaaaggaaCAAACCGAATAACGCGAAGAGGAAATGATCACACAGGCCTGGAGGACGAGGTTATCGATAAGCCTAACCAATAATAACGTTTAATACTAATAAACCCGTCATTGATAAACCTGTAAAGTTGATTTTTGCTCTGGGATGTAAATGTTATAGATCCTAGAAGCGTCCCACACGCAGGAATACTGTCAGGTCAACCGGGTTGAATGGATTAGGGTCCATTATTTAGGAGAGCTTTCAAGCTGCATTCAGTTAGAACCAAGTGGAACCCACATGTTTACCCTCCTGGTCCATGTTCAGTATAAGCCGATCGATCGATCCGTTATCGTGTGATGCCGTTGTTGCACTGAACATTCTCTGTGCACACCTTGGcaacagctgcccccccccttttccttttGCACCCAGCAGTATCGATCACATtctcccagagagagagagagacgatggCAGAGGACCTTAAGACGAAACTTGAGAATTATCGCACCGCACCGTTTGATGCCCGATTCcccaaccagaaccagaccagGAACTGCTGGTCCAACTATTTGGGTAAGACCGTTCAAGGTCAGAGCAGCCTGGAACGGTTTTCCAAACATTTCTGTTGGCAAATACTGAAATTCTgcccacttttttttaaaatagtcATTGCTGTTATTCGTCTTTTAATAGACTTCCACCGCTGCCAGAAAGTTCTGTCTGCAAAAGGAGCGGACACCGCCCCGTGTGAATGGTACGGGAGGGTCTACAAGTCTCTCTGCCCCACATCCTgggtaatttatttatttcaccttcttcctgaccgcttttgtccgttaccgggtcacggggtcatgctggagcctatcccagcagtcaacggggcgagaggcggggttacactctggacaagccgccagttcgtcacagggccacacaaagacagacaatcattcccacacacacattcacaccgaGGGAAATTACGCCTAAcaaattcacctaagttgcatgtttttgtcgggaggaagccggagaacccggagagaacatgcaaagtccttaCAGAAAGGCCGCAGCTCGGGTTCGTACCTGTGACCTtgttgttgtgaggcaacagtgctgagATTGTTTAACAGAGGTCTAAAAACGTAACCATTATTCGCATTCCTGTGAGTCCTTGTGTCGTTCTGGGAATCCAGACATGAAAACTTTGTGCTCAAACTGAGAGAAGAATCTTCAGCCCAATAAGGAAGTGTTAGTCTGAATGTCTGAGGgcgggaaaaaaaatgtttatgcTCTGTTTAatgtctgaaaatgtcattcCTCTAGATCCAGAAATGGGATGAACAGAGAGAAGAAGGGATCTTTCCAGGAAAAATCTGACCGCGCCCGCTCCGAAGCCGTTGGTCTGCAAAGATGTGATCTTTCCAGCCTAATGTCTGTTAACCGGTGGGAGACGAATGCGGCGCCGTCGCCACCGTTCCACTTCTGATGCTCGGTTTGAGAACCCCTCTGCAACTGGTTTCTCCTCTCCAGTAAGAAATGTACATCAGAGTCCATATTAAACTAACTCAGTCTATATTTAAGTTATtccgttcttttttttttctcttgatcCCACAAGAGGAtattaatgaatcctgtttgacTCAAGAACCAAGTCAAGCGAGGAAATCTACAATACAGGCCTGCAGCACAAAGTTAAGAGTTCATTCCCTCACGTTTGAGGAGGTTTATCTTAGGAGCAGCTCCTCGAAAGGACAgtctaaaaaaaagaaccatAAACAAATCAATTGTTTAAgacttttattcattcaaataaacttaaatcaaatatatttactcaggaatagaaaaataaaattttaaaaCACTTGTGGCCTCAGGTAGAATAATAGCCACCACCCTACAAACACAAGTTTGAGAAAGAATAAAAAGTGTTTCCGTTGGACACACTGGAATTAAATGTGTGAAACTGTCAAATAGTTTCTTGCATTTTGAAAGGCGTGGGAAATCATGTGCAGCTCAGTGAAGCGGTATAAACGCAAACTTAAGGATTATTACAGCAGGAAATGCTGAAGAGGCGTCATCATGCAACAC
This genomic interval carries:
- the cox6b1 gene encoding cytochrome c oxidase subunit 6B1, coding for MAEDLKTKLENYRTAPFDARFPNQNQTRNCWSNYLDFHRCQKVLSAKGADTAPCEWYGRVYKSLCPTSWIQKWDEQREEGIFPGKI